The genome window GTGACATCGGCGAGCACCGTCGGCTCGAAGAAGGTGCGGCCGAGCGCGTGACGCTTGCCGCCCACGAGGAGCCGCGCGCCCTTCGCGAGCGCATCCGCGACGTGGTCTTCCACTTTTTTCAGGCCGGCTTCGTTGATGAGCGGCCCTTGCTCGACGCCCGCCTGCAACCCATCGCCAACCCTGAGCGCGGCCACGCGCGCGACGAGCTTCGCGGCGAAGGCATCATAAACGCCGTCCTGCACGAGGATGCGGTTCGCGCAGACGCAGGTCTGGCCCATGTTTCGGAATTTGGAGATGACCGCGCCTTCCACGGCCCTGTCGAGGTCCGCGTCGTCGAACACGATAAAGGGCGCGTTGCCGCCAAGTTCAAGCGAAACCTTCTTCACCGTATCCGCCGACTGGCGCATCAGAAGCTTGCCGACCCGTGTCGAGCCGGTGAAGGTGATCGCGCGCACGAGCGGGTTCGCGGTGAGTTCGGCGCCGATGGCCTCGGCATCGCCCGTCACGATATTGAAGACGCCGGGCGGAAAGCCTGCCTGCTCGGCGAGCGCACCGAGCGCCAGCGCCGTCAGCGGCGTATCGGGCGCGGGCTTCACAACCACCGTGCAGCCCACAGCAAGCGCGGGCGCAACCTTGCGCGTGATCATAGCGAATGGGAAATTCCAGGGCGTGATTGCGCCGACGACGCCGATGGGCTGCTTCATCACGATGACGCGGCCGCCCTTGCGCGGGGAGGGGACCGTCTCGCCATAGATGCGCTTGGCTTCTTCGGCGAAAAACTCGACGAATGCCGCGCCGTAGGACACTTCGCCGCGCGATTCCGCCAGCGGCTTGCCCATCTCCACGGTCATGAGGCGCGCCAGCGATTCCGCATGCGCCAATTGCAGGTTGTGCCAACGCTTGAGGATCGCCGCGCGCTCTTTCGCGAGCAGCCCGCTCCAAGCCGGAAACGCCTTGTGCGCCGCCTCGATGGCGTCGCGGGTCTCCAAGCGCCCGAAATTCGGCACACGTGCGAGGAAAGCGCCGGTCGCAGGGTTGCTGACGGGCAGCGCCGGTTCACCCCGCCATTCGCCCCCGATCAGACAGCGATCACGGAGCAGTGACTTGAAAATCTGGTCCATGACTTCCCTTATCAGCGGATCTGACATAATGCCGCACCGGCTTCAAAACCACAAGAGCCACCGGATAGCGGCATCTGTTCCTCAAAAGCCACAAACTCTTAACAAATTCCCTTCAATCACAGGATGCATTTGATCTTCTTTGCAACCGGCCATAAATGTGGGCCAGCAGCCTTGCGAGACACGTCGCAGGCAAGGAACGACGGAGCCCCCAATGACCAGCGTCTTATCACCGGTCCTGTCAGAAAGCACTCCCAATTCTCAAGCCCAGTCGGCCGAAAGCGCGGATTTCGCATTTCTTTCTCAACAGGATAGCCGCGAATACCTCGCCGACATGCTGAAGGAACTCAGCGTTATCGCCGGCCATGCCGAGCTTAATCGCGCGCGTGAACTGATCGAAGCGGCCCTTGCCGAGATAGAGCCGTCGAAATCTTGACAGGCGCCGCCACAAACCGGACGGACAACCGACGCGTGTGATCGGCTTGCGGATGAGCGGCGATCCGTTTGTCTGAGGCTCGGGCCTGCGTTCAACGGCTGATTGCAGGCGCGGGCGGCGATGCGCCCGGCTTTCCCGCGCCAGATCAAAGGCGAGCGGTAGAGCCCTGTCTTCGCCCGTTGCCCCCGTAAGGTCGCAGTTCTTCCGGATGATCGGCGACGAACGAGATCACAAGCCTGCGCTTTTCGGTGCCGCGCGACCCGTTGGAACTATCCTCCGACAGAAGAACCGATGGTGCATAGTCGGCAACGCGGCCGTATATGGACCGCCAGCGCAAATTGACGGCGGCAAGGCTGATGCCGAGATCCCGCGCGATCCTCGCGTCAGTTACACCGTTCATCGCTCTTAAAAGGATCTGTTGCTCGGCGTATGTAAATCCACAGCGCGGCGGGGTATACGCGAACAACCGCCCGACGGCTTTGCCCGGCCAATCGCCCTCGAAATCCGACCTCGCCACCGTGTAGACGATGTGATCTTGCGCAAGCGAGGCCCCGGGCGAAAAGCCAAGCGGAGTTCCGGCGGGAAAACGGGCAAGCTCCTTGAACCCTCCTCCGGCGAAGGCGCTGGAAAGGATGGCCGGCACCTCCTTTATGACGCGGCTCAGCAGATAGCCCTCATGGCCGCGCAACAAGCTTTGCTGCGCAATAGACAGGAGAGCATGCGCCTCAGGGTCAGCGCGATCATACGACCGCTGCAACCAGAAAAGAGGAACCAGTATCAGCCCATGACCGGCATTGGCTTGGGCAACGTCCTTCAGGGTGAGAAAGGGCGGCGCGCCCCGGTCATTCAGCGCATCGTGCAGCAACGTCAGGGACATGTGCGGCGACGGCGAGGCGAGATAGGTGGCGGCCCAAGCTTCGTGCACGAAACCGGAAATGCCAAATGCAGCGGATTCAGCCTTCACGCCGGTGTCATGGACGTAATCGACTGCAATCCCGCCCAGGATCTCTTCTGAAATCAGCCGCCGCAAAAGACCAGGCAGCGACTGTCTAAAAGTGTCGGACACGGGGGCGATTTGAAGGATGAACTCGGCGACGAGCGGAGCGTCATCGGCCCTGATGCTCCTGACCCGGCGATCGAAGGTCGTTCGTTTCGCACTGTCACGCTGCAACATGCCCAACCACCATTAATCTATGTTGTTAACGGACGATACACGGGGCATCTTGATAGAGCAAGGCACTGCCAAGGATAGGCTTGCGGCCAAACCGCCAGCCACGAAGCGTCCGCCTTGCGCGAGGGGGGCAGATACAGTCTCCGTTATCCGGCGGCTGCGCATTTCTCAGACCAAACAGACGTGACGCAAATATCCCACTTGTTTTCATGACCTACGATTTTGTCGACCCGTGTTCCCGCCTGCCCCCTTCTTCGCTTCTTGAATTGGCGTCAGAAAAGCGTGTAATCGCATCGCAACTCCGCCCGCTTCAGCGCTTCAGTTCCAGCACCATACCGTCGACCGAAGGCTCGACATGCGCCGGGAGCCGTGAGGCGAGGTCGTCGTAGTCGAGGTCGATGTGGAGATGCGTCAACAACGCGCGCTTGGGCTTCATCTCGGCAATGAACGCCAGCGCCTTTTCCAGCGTGAGATGGCTGGGATGCGGGGTGTAGCGCAGCGTGTTGAGAATCCACACGTCGAGATCGCGAAGGATGGGCCGCGACTCGGCTGGCAAGTCGTTCAGATCGCAGGAATAAGCCAGACCGCCGACGCGGAAGCCGAGCGAGTCGATTTCACCGTGGATCTGCCGGAAGGGTTGAAAAACGATCGGGCCGCCGGGACCGTCGATGGTCACCGGAGCGTGATTTTCGATCACGTGGCCTTCGACAATGGCGGGGTAGCTCGACCCTGGCGGCGTTTCGAAACAATAGTCGAAGCGCTGGCGTAAAAGGGCGATGGTGCGCTCGTCCCCCCATAGGTCGATGCGGCGGCGCTGGAGATAGGACAGCATGCGCAAATCGTCGATGCCGTGCGTGTGGTCGGCGTGGTCGTGCGTATAGACGACGCCATCGAGCTGCTTCACGTCCGCATCGAGAAGTTGCACGCGCATGTCCGGCGAGGTGTCGATCAGCGCGACGGTGCGACCACTCTCGCCGATGCGTTCTACGAGGAGGGAACTGCGCCGCCGCCGATTCTTGGGGTTCGCCGGATTGCAGGCGCCCCAGTCATTGCCGACGCGGGGCACGCCGGTGGACGAGCCGCATCCGAGGATCGTGAAGCGAAGTGTCATGTTGCACCGTCCCCCACCTGCGCCGCCGCGACCTTCGCCTTCGCAAACAGGCGGAAGAAGTTTTCCGTGGTCGCGCGCTCCATTTCCGCCTCGCTCACGCCCTTTGTTTCGGCAAGCACCTTCGCTGTGAACCTGACGAAGGACGGCTCGTTCGTCTTGCCGCGATAAGGCGGCGGCGCGAGATAGGGCGAGTCTGTTTCGACCAGCAGGCGGTCGAGCGGCACGGACGCCGCCAATTCGCGCAACTCGCCGGACTTCGGGAAGGTGAGAATCCCCGAGAACGAGATGAAAAGGCCAAGTTCGAGCGCGGCTTCCGCCAACGCGCGGCCGCTCGTATAGCAATGCAGCAGCGCCTTGAACGGCCCCTTCGCCATCTCTTCGGTGAGGATCGCGGCGGTATCTTCTTCCGCGTCGCGCGTGTGGATCACCAGCGGCAGGCCGGTTTGCCGCGCCGCAGCGATATGCTTGCGAAAAACGGTTTGCTGATCCTCGCGCGCGCTCTTGTCGTAAAAGTAGTCGAGGCCCGCTTCGCCGATTGCGACAACACGCGGATGGCGCGTATACGCGAGGATGTCGGGCAGCGGGATGCCCCGTTCCTCGCTCGCGTAATGCGGGTGCGTGCCGATGGAGCACGTTACCTCGGGGTAGCGCTCGGCAATCGGCAGAACGGCGGACGGAAACTTCCGTATGCGCGTCGAGATCGTGACCATATGGCCGACGCCCGCCTCCCTGGCGCGCGCGATGACGTCGTCGCGTTGCGGTTCGAACTCCGGGAAATCGAGATGGCAATGACTATCGACAAGCATGTTTTCGACCAGTCCCCCGGATGTTGGGGCGCATATCGCGGAAACCGGAAGGCGAGCGCCCAATCCGGCCTGTCCGATTTTAACGCGCAGCGCAGCGGTGAAGTCCAGCCGCAATGAAGCGCCATCTCATCGCACCCGGAAATCAATTCTCATGACGCGCATGTGATCGCACGCGCGCTCATTCGGTCGAAGGGCGCGCCATCGACGCGCCGAGATGAACGCGCTGGAAACCCCGCGCGTTCGAGCGGCCGGATCAGCTCGCGGCAGCCGCCTTTGCCGCCTCTTCCTCAACATAGCGCGGGAATACGCCTTGTGGGGTGGCGATTTTCGTCCCGGCCTTCAGCGTATGCGCGAGCGCGTCGAAGCTGCGATCTTCCGCCGCGACGCCAAGTTGGTCGAGCAGTTTCGCCGACGACGACGGCATATAGGGCTGCGCGAGGATCGCCACACGCCGCACAACCTCCGCCGTCGTCCAAAGGACGGTGCCCATGCGCGCGGGGTTCGTCTTCTTCAGCGCCCACGGCTCCTGAACGGCGAAATACTTGTTGGTGTCGGCGACCACCTTCCAGATCGCGTCCAGCGCCTTGTGTGGCGCCTGCTGGTCGATGGCCTCCCGGTTCGCTTCGAGAAGCGCGGCGGATGCGGCGAGGATCGGCTCATCGGCGGCGTCGGTTTCGCTCGGCTCCGGTATCGTGCCCGCGCAATTCTTCGCGATCATCGAAAGCGACCGCTGCGCCAGATTGCCGAGGTCGTTCGCGAGGTCGGCGTTGATGCGGTTCACCATCTGCTCGTGCGTGATGTTGCCGTCCTGACCGAACGGCACTTCGCGCAGGAAATAGTAGCGCACCTGATCGACGCCATAAGCGTCCACCAGATCCTTCGGCGCAACGACGTTGCCGACCGACTTCGACATCTTCTCCCCGCGATTGTACAGGAAGCCGTGGCCGAAGACGCGCTCGGGCAGAGGCAACTTCGCGGACATGAGGAACGCCGGCCAGTAGACCGCGTGAAAGCGCGTGATGTCCTTGCCGATGATGTGCACCTGCGCGGGCCAGCGCTCTTTCCACGCCTTGGAGCGGATTTTCGGAAAGCCCGCAGCCGTGATGTAGTTCGTGAGCGCGTCTACCCAGACATAGATGATGTGGCCCGGCGCGTCCGGCACCGGGATGCCCCAGTCAAGCGTCGTGCGCGAAATCGAAAGGTCTTGCAGGCCGCCCTTGACGAAACTCACCACCTCGTTGCGGCGTTCGGCGGGCATGATGAAGCCGGGGTTTTCCTCGTAGAATTTCAGCAGCTTCTTCTCGTATTTCGACAGCCGGAAGAAGTACGTTTGTTCCTCGGTCCATTCGACCGGTGTGCCCTGCGGCCCAAGGCGGATGCCGTTCCCGCCGAGCACAGTCTCGCTCTCGGCATAGAACGCCTCGTCGCGCACCGAATACCAGCCCTTATAGCCGGCAAGATAGATGTCGCCCGCCTTTTCCATGCGACGCCAGATTTCAGCGACCGACTCATGGTGCCGCGGCTCTGTCGTGCGGATGAAATCGTCGTAAGAGACATCGAGTTGTTCGAGCATCTCAATGAATTTCGCGGTGTTGCGGTCGGCAAGCTCGGTCGGCGTGATGCCTTCCTTGGCCGCCGTCTGCTTCATCTTGAGGCCATGCTCGTCAACGCCCGTGAGGAAGAACACCGGGTGCCCATCCAACCGCTTGAAGCGCGCCATCGCATCCGTCGCCACCGCCTCATAGGCGTGGCCGATGTGGGGCTCGCCGTTCGGATAGGAAATGGCCGTCGTGATCGTGTAATGCGGTTTTTGTTGTTCTGTCATGGCGCAAAGGTTTGGATGGCGGGAATGGTGCGTTTGGGGCGGAAAGCTCACGCCTTTCTGGCAATACGTTCCATATCGGAAAATGCCGCCAACAGAAAGGCTCCTTTATCGAGATTGAGCACATCGGTCTCTAGTCGGCGCTCGCGGAAGCCCTGCCACGCGACGGCCCAAAGCGCAGCTTCCGTTGTATTGCAGCCTGGGCCTTGCGCCGCGCTTTTCGCTCGCGCCTCGATGCGCTCCTCGATGAGATCGCAAAGCCTCGCGAAGGTATCGGCGTTCTTGGCGCCGCTCGCCGACTGGATGAGATCGTGCACGGCGGCTTGATCCGGGCGGCGAAGACCGTCCATCACGCGCTCCAGCTTGTCCGCCAGCTTGAGAAGGCCGCCGCCGATGAGATTGAGCGCGCGCCCCGCCGAACCGCCCGCAAGCGCGTGAAGCCGTTGCATCTGCTCCGCTTCCGGCGCATCGAGACCGGCGCGGGCGCAGGCCGCTTCCACCGCGCAGGCGAATGGCGCGGTATCGAGCGGGCGCAGCGCGAGCTTGATGCAGCGCGAGCGGATCGTCGGCAATACGGCGGCGGCGCCATGGCTGACGAGGAAGAACACCGTACGCTGTGGCGGCTCCTCCACGGCTTTCAGCAGCGCGTTGGCTGAGGCGATGGTGAGGTCGTTCGCGGGGTCGACGATCATGGCGCGCCATCCGCCGGGGCTCGTGAGGCCGAGGAATGCGCGCAGTTTCCGCACCTCATCGACGCCGATGGTCGAAGCGCCACCAGCCTCCAGCGCGAACAGCGAGGAGTGTGCGCCCGCCGCGATCTGCCGCGCGGTCGGGTGGCTCGACGGCACGTCGAGGCTGGTTGCCGGGGCGCGACCCGAACCTGCGGCCTCGCCGTCGCGGCTCAAGAGGAACCGCGCGGCACGCCAGGCGAAACTCGCCTTGCCGATGCCGCGCTCGCCCGTGATGAGCCAGGCATGATGCAGCGCGCCCGCGTTGAACGAGCGCAGGAACATCGCTTCCGCCTCGTTATGGCCAAACAGCGCGTCTGCAAGCCTCGGGTGAAGCGGATCGCCCGCGTCGCCTTCGCTTTCGCCGGCCTTGCGCTTTGCCATGGTGCCTCCCGAAACGTGTCAGAGGAAGCGCGCGGGACGCGCTCGGTGCGATGTCTTCAGAAGCGATCCTTGCGCCGCCGCAGTTCCTCGAAAACGGCCTCGTCGGAAACGTCCGGGCCGATGTCGAGCGATTTGCGGATTTCGGGGCTGAACGGGCGCAGGAACGGATTCGTCTCAAGCTCCTTGGCGAGCGTGACCGGCAGCGTCGGCTTGCCGTCCGCGCGAAGCCGGTCCACTTCCTCCTTGCGCTTGTGCAGCGCGATGTTTTCCGGCTCCACCGCAAGCGCGAACTTGATGTTCGACTGCGTGTATTCGTGGCCGACATAGAGGAGTGTGCGCTCCGGCAGACGCATCAGCTTTTCG of Rhodomicrobium vannielii ATCC 17100 contains these proteins:
- a CDS encoding NAD-dependent succinate-semialdehyde dehydrogenase, yielding MDQIFKSLLRDRCLIGGEWRGEPALPVSNPATGAFLARVPNFGRLETRDAIEAAHKAFPAWSGLLAKERAAILKRWHNLQLAHAESLARLMTVEMGKPLAESRGEVSYGAAFVEFFAEEAKRIYGETVPSPRKGGRVIVMKQPIGVVGAITPWNFPFAMITRKVAPALAVGCTVVVKPAPDTPLTALALGALAEQAGFPPGVFNIVTGDAEAIGAELTANPLVRAITFTGSTRVGKLLMRQSADTVKKVSLELGGNAPFIVFDDADLDRAVEGAVISKFRNMGQTCVCANRILVQDGVYDAFAAKLVARVAALRVGDGLQAGVEQGPLINEAGLKKVEDHVADALAKGARLLVGGKRHALGRTFFEPTVLADVTPEMRVATEETFGPVAPLFRFKTEDEAIAFANGTPYGLAAYFYSRDVARVWRVTERLEFGIVGANEGIISTEVAPFGGVKESGLGREGSRHGVEEFLELKYMYLGGLSD
- a CDS encoding helix-turn-helix transcriptional regulator, with translation MLQRDSAKRTTFDRRVRSIRADDAPLVAEFILQIAPVSDTFRQSLPGLLRRLISEEILGGIAVDYVHDTGVKAESAAFGISGFVHEAWAATYLASPSPHMSLTLLHDALNDRGAPPFLTLKDVAQANAGHGLILVPLFWLQRSYDRADPEAHALLSIAQQSLLRGHEGYLLSRVIKEVPAILSSAFAGGGFKELARFPAGTPLGFSPGASLAQDHIVYTVARSDFEGDWPGKAVGRLFAYTPPRCGFTYAEQQILLRAMNGVTDARIARDLGISLAAVNLRWRSIYGRVADYAPSVLLSEDSSNGSRGTEKRRLVISFVADHPEELRPYGGNGRRQGSTARL
- a CDS encoding MBL fold metallo-hydrolase yields the protein MTLRFTILGCGSSTGVPRVGNDWGACNPANPKNRRRRSSLLVERIGESGRTVALIDTSPDMRVQLLDADVKQLDGVVYTHDHADHTHGIDDLRMLSYLQRRRIDLWGDERTIALLRQRFDYCFETPPGSSYPAIVEGHVIENHAPVTIDGPGGPIVFQPFRQIHGEIDSLGFRVGGLAYSCDLNDLPAESRPILRDLDVWILNTLRYTPHPSHLTLEKALAFIAEMKPKRALLTHLHIDLDYDDLASRLPAHVEPSVDGMVLELKR
- a CDS encoding TatD family hydrolase, with translation MLVDSHCHLDFPEFEPQRDDVIARAREAGVGHMVTISTRIRKFPSAVLPIAERYPEVTCSIGTHPHYASEERGIPLPDILAYTRHPRVVAIGEAGLDYFYDKSAREDQQTVFRKHIAAARQTGLPLVIHTRDAEEDTAAILTEEMAKGPFKALLHCYTSGRALAEAALELGLFISFSGILTFPKSGELRELAASVPLDRLLVETDSPYLAPPPYRGKTNEPSFVRFTAKVLAETKGVSEAEMERATTENFFRLFAKAKVAAAQVGDGAT
- the metG gene encoding methionine--tRNA ligase, translating into MTEQQKPHYTITTAISYPNGEPHIGHAYEAVATDAMARFKRLDGHPVFFLTGVDEHGLKMKQTAAKEGITPTELADRNTAKFIEMLEQLDVSYDDFIRTTEPRHHESVAEIWRRMEKAGDIYLAGYKGWYSVRDEAFYAESETVLGGNGIRLGPQGTPVEWTEEQTYFFRLSKYEKKLLKFYEENPGFIMPAERRNEVVSFVKGGLQDLSISRTTLDWGIPVPDAPGHIIYVWVDALTNYITAAGFPKIRSKAWKERWPAQVHIIGKDITRFHAVYWPAFLMSAKLPLPERVFGHGFLYNRGEKMSKSVGNVVAPKDLVDAYGVDQVRYYFLREVPFGQDGNITHEQMVNRINADLANDLGNLAQRSLSMIAKNCAGTIPEPSETDAADEPILAASAALLEANREAIDQQAPHKALDAIWKVVADTNKYFAVQEPWALKKTNPARMGTVLWTTAEVVRRVAILAQPYMPSSSAKLLDQLGVAAEDRSFDALAHTLKAGTKIATPQGVFPRYVEEEAAKAAAAS
- a CDS encoding DNA polymerase III subunit delta', whose translation is MAKRKAGESEGDAGDPLHPRLADALFGHNEAEAMFLRSFNAGALHHAWLITGERGIGKASFAWRAARFLLSRDGEAAGSGRAPATSLDVPSSHPTARQIAAGAHSSLFALEAGGASTIGVDEVRKLRAFLGLTSPGGWRAMIVDPANDLTIASANALLKAVEEPPQRTVFFLVSHGAAAVLPTIRSRCIKLALRPLDTAPFACAVEAACARAGLDAPEAEQMQRLHALAGGSAGRALNLIGGGLLKLADKLERVMDGLRRPDQAAVHDLIQSASGAKNADTFARLCDLIEERIEARAKSAAQGPGCNTTEAALWAVAWQGFRERRLETDVLNLDKGAFLLAAFSDMERIARKA